One window of Opisthocomus hoazin isolate bOpiHoa1 chromosome 15, bOpiHoa1.hap1, whole genome shotgun sequence genomic DNA carries:
- the DHRS7B gene encoding dehydrogenase/reductase SDR family member 7B isoform X1: MVTAVGRKSVQKGKLMDLTSTVIIPLLFGSLGIFGLFRLLQWMRMRAYLQEAVVVITGATSGLGKECAKAFHAAGSKLVLCGRDSEKLKDLVQQLSTMTNHRKNTHKPHTVVFDLSDTKTVLNAAEEILKYLGHVDILINNAGISFRGTIVDTGLDVDKKVMETNYFGPIALTKALLPSMIKRRQGHIVAISSVQGKISIPFRSAYAASKHATQAFFDCLRAEVEQYDISVTVVSPGYIQTNLSLNAVTADGSRYGVMDKNTAEGQTAAEVAQVVLNAVGQKKKEVLVAGLTPSLAVYLRHLFPRLFFTLMATRAKKERKAKDF; encoded by the exons ATGGTGACGGCGGTGGGCAG GAAGAGCGTTCAGAAAGGAAAACTCATGGATCTCACAAGCACAGTGATCATCCCGCTGCTGTTTGGCAGCTTGGGGATCTTCGGCCTTTTTCGGCTACTGCAGTGGATGCGGATGCGAGCTTACCTCCAGGAAGCAGTGGTCGTGATCACAGGGGCTACCTCTGGCCTGGGAAAAG AATGTGCAAAAGCCTTCCATGCAGCTGGCTCCAAGCTGGTGCTCTGCGGCAGAGACAGCGAGAAACTCAAAGACCTGGTGCAGCAGCTTTCTACCATGACCAATCACCGGAAGAAT ACACACAAGCCTCACACCGTGGTATTTGACCTCTCGGACACTAAAACTGTCCTAAATGCTGCTGAAGAGATCCTGAAGTACTTGGGTCATGTGGACATACTGATCAACAATGCGGGCATCAGTTTCCGAGGCACAATTGTGGACACAGGACTGGATGTGGATAAGAAAGTGATGGAAACTAATTATTTTGGTCCTATAGCCCTCACCAAAG CACTTCTCCCCTCCATGATCAAGAGGAGACAAGGCCACATTGTGGCCATCAGCAGTGTTCAAGGCAAAATAAGCATTCCTTTCAGATCCGCAT atgCTGCCTCTAAGCATGCCACCCAGGCCTTCTTTGATTGTCTGCGAGCAGAGGTAGAGCAGTATGACATCAGTGTGACGGTTGTGAGCCCCGGATACATTCAGACAAACCTCTCTCTCAATGCTGTAACGGCAGATGGATCTCGCTATGGAG TGATGGACAAGAACACCGCCGAAGGACAGACAGCCGCAGAGGTCGCTCAGGTGGTTCTCAATGCAGTGGGACAGAAGAAGAAGGAAGTACTTGTAGCTGGCCTAACACCCTCCCTGGCTGTCTACCTGCGACACCTCTTCCCCCGGCTCTTCTTCACCTTAATGGCAACTAGagcaaaaaaggagagaaaagcaaaggaCTTTTAG
- the DHRS7B gene encoding dehydrogenase/reductase SDR family member 7B isoform X2 codes for MKSVQKGKLMDLTSTVIIPLLFGSLGIFGLFRLLQWMRMRAYLQEAVVVITGATSGLGKECAKAFHAAGSKLVLCGRDSEKLKDLVQQLSTMTNHRKNTHKPHTVVFDLSDTKTVLNAAEEILKYLGHVDILINNAGISFRGTIVDTGLDVDKKVMETNYFGPIALTKALLPSMIKRRQGHIVAISSVQGKISIPFRSAYAASKHATQAFFDCLRAEVEQYDISVTVVSPGYIQTNLSLNAVTADGSRYGVMDKNTAEGQTAAEVAQVVLNAVGQKKKEVLVAGLTPSLAVYLRHLFPRLFFTLMATRAKKERKAKDF; via the exons AT GAAGAGCGTTCAGAAAGGAAAACTCATGGATCTCACAAGCACAGTGATCATCCCGCTGCTGTTTGGCAGCTTGGGGATCTTCGGCCTTTTTCGGCTACTGCAGTGGATGCGGATGCGAGCTTACCTCCAGGAAGCAGTGGTCGTGATCACAGGGGCTACCTCTGGCCTGGGAAAAG AATGTGCAAAAGCCTTCCATGCAGCTGGCTCCAAGCTGGTGCTCTGCGGCAGAGACAGCGAGAAACTCAAAGACCTGGTGCAGCAGCTTTCTACCATGACCAATCACCGGAAGAAT ACACACAAGCCTCACACCGTGGTATTTGACCTCTCGGACACTAAAACTGTCCTAAATGCTGCTGAAGAGATCCTGAAGTACTTGGGTCATGTGGACATACTGATCAACAATGCGGGCATCAGTTTCCGAGGCACAATTGTGGACACAGGACTGGATGTGGATAAGAAAGTGATGGAAACTAATTATTTTGGTCCTATAGCCCTCACCAAAG CACTTCTCCCCTCCATGATCAAGAGGAGACAAGGCCACATTGTGGCCATCAGCAGTGTTCAAGGCAAAATAAGCATTCCTTTCAGATCCGCAT atgCTGCCTCTAAGCATGCCACCCAGGCCTTCTTTGATTGTCTGCGAGCAGAGGTAGAGCAGTATGACATCAGTGTGACGGTTGTGAGCCCCGGATACATTCAGACAAACCTCTCTCTCAATGCTGTAACGGCAGATGGATCTCGCTATGGAG TGATGGACAAGAACACCGCCGAAGGACAGACAGCCGCAGAGGTCGCTCAGGTGGTTCTCAATGCAGTGGGACAGAAGAAGAAGGAAGTACTTGTAGCTGGCCTAACACCCTCCCTGGCTGTCTACCTGCGACACCTCTTCCCCCGGCTCTTCTTCACCTTAATGGCAACTAGagcaaaaaaggagagaaaagcaaaggaCTTTTAG